A single region of the Vicia villosa cultivar HV-30 ecotype Madison, WI linkage group LG4, Vvil1.0, whole genome shotgun sequence genome encodes:
- the LOC131597591 gene encoding uncharacterized protein LOC131597591 — protein sequence MNDNIKIQVGNIRASFQKSFYEVEHAHTSPFYSNLRGSVSRAALRQIAEEWLRIDMVGTDTQKCGCTHRKVYGLPCACELGRYTLSGDAIPIEAIHIHWRKLSMEGNQDIDADDGSEIDMTNAIDEIWKMWRSSDVVGKRALKSRVCEIAYPSTTKMCPPPEKIKTKGGVKKKGKRPVGYDVYRDPSGYEYVDQSHLSSQKSSKRLYSQLSQTSKNREFDKYIVQFPDYIRPFIDDIVDVRDDGNCGFRAIASLHGYGTDGWSMVRRDLEKEIIGPRSKLYEDLFGQRLPTVRSSLVIETLGQQPPNKWMTLPELGYVIANRYNVVLVSLGHLSLSYFPMTSAHSPNASIYCIGFVNGNHWVQVNMNEGFPLPPVTTDWTKYRTKDATSWMVGFAGRLQHWQRLMPILPKHVSLD from the exons ATGAATGACAACATCAAGATACAAGTGGGCAACATTAGAGCTTCATTCCAGAAGAGTTTTTATGAAGTTGAGCATGCACATACTAGTCCTTTTTATTCAAATTTGCGTGGTTCAGTATCAAGAGCTGCATTGAGGCAGATTGCTGAAGAGTGGTTGAGGATTGACATGGTGGGTACCGATACGCAAAAGTGCGGATGTACTCATAGAAAAGTATATGGGTTACCATGTGCTTGTGAGTTAGGGAGATATACATTGAGTGGTGATGCGATACCAATAGAGGCTATTCATATTCATTGGAGGAAACTAAGTATGGAAGGAAATCAAGATATAGAtgcagatgatggatcagaaataGACATGACAAATGCAATTGATGAAATTTGGAAAATGTGGAGGTCATCAGATGTTGTCGGAAAAAGAGCATTAAAAAGCAGAGTGTGTGAGATTGCTTATCCATCTACAACAAAGATGTGTCCACCGCctgaaaaaattaaaaccaaaggaGGGGTTAAGAAAAAAGGGAAGAGACCTGTGGGATATGATGTTTATCGTGATCCTTCAGGATATGAGTATGTTGATCAATCACATTTGAGttctcaaaaatcttcaaagagGTTATATTCACAACTATCCCAAACCTCAAAAAATAGAGAATTTGATAAATACATTGTACAATTTCCAGATTACATCAGACCatttattgatgacattgttgatgTAAGAGATGATGGAAATTGTGGTTTTAGAGCCATTGCATCTTTGCATGGTTATGGCACAGATGGATGGTCAATGGTTCGTCGGGATTTGGagaaagagattataggtcctagaAGCAAGTTGTATGAGGATTTATTTGGTCAACGCCTTCCAACAGTGAGATCATCGTTAGTGATAGAAACTTTAGGTCAACAACCACCAAATAAATGGATGACGTTACCTGAGTTGGGCTATGTAATAGCTAATCGGTATAATGTTGTTCTCGTCTCTTTAGGTCACCTTAGTTTGAGTTACTTTCCTATGACGAGTGCACATTCACCTAATGCATCCATTTACTGTATCGGCTTTGTCAATGGAAATCATTGGGTTCAG GTAAACATGAATGAAGGATTCCCGTTGCCACCTGTCACAACTGATTGGACGAAATATCGCACAAAAGATGCAACTTCTTGGATGGTAGGATTTGCCGGGCGGTTACAACATTGGCAACGGCTAATGCCTATACTACCAAAACATGTCAGCTTAGATTGA
- the LOC131597592 gene encoding uncharacterized protein LOC131597592, with protein sequence MYGYSGLLHFKFSQPDIPFVGVDPPLKKCDVAQTCVDTTDVFVTGQKFATREEAISWIKDVGIRNKVTVIIARSDIKTGKRGRSDKLIFGCDRGGKYKKTDSETQSASKRCGCPFKIRSTPSKDGSGWKIDVKCGVHNHGLPDRFEGHAFVSRLNTDDKQHIVDLTKRHVPPRHILLSLQERDPENVTRITQIYKHKSKIQKDIRGPRTEMQQLLKLVEESGYVYWSRKKDESEVVRDIFWAHPDSVKLLNIQRLFVG encoded by the exons ATGTATGGGTATTCCGGTTTGTTACATTTCAAGTTTTCCCAACCGGATATCCCCTTTGTGG gtGTGGATCCTCCTTTGAAGAAATGCGATGTAGCTCAAACATGTGTGGATACAACTGATGTTTTTGTAACTGGTCAAAAATTTGCTACAAGAGAAGAGGCGATCAGTTGGATTAAGGACGTTGGAATCAGGAATAAAGTAACAGTTATAATAGCTCGTTCAGATATCAAAACAGGCAAGCGAGGAAGAAGTGATAAATTAATATTTGGTTGTGATAGAGgtggaaaatacaaaaaaacagaTAGCGAAACCCAAAGTGCTAGTAAGAGATGTGGTTGTCCTTTCAAAATCAGGTCAACACCGTCGAAAGATGGTTCTGGATGGAAGATCGATGTAAAATGCGGAGTACACAACCACGGCTTACCTGATAGATTTGAAGGTCATGCTTTCGTAAGTCGACTAAATACAGATGATAAGCAACATATTGTTGATTTGACAAAACGCCATGTTCCACCAAGACACATATTATTGTCATTGCAAGAGCGTGACCCGGAGAATGTCACTCGGATCacgcaaatatacaaacataagaGTAAGATACAAAAAGACATAAGGGGTCCTAGAACAGAAATGCAACAATTGCTCAAGTTGGTTGAAGAATCAGGTTATGTTTACTGGAGTAGGAAAAAGGATGAGTCagaagttgtgagagatattttttgggcACATCCAGATTCAGtgaagttgttgaatat ACAGAGACTTTTTGTTGGGTAA
- the LOC131597590 gene encoding protein MAIN-LIKE 1-like — translation MTIQEVHKEWVNFKTTFMEKYFPSSQRTKEELEFQQLRQENMSLATYTEKFGILAAYSRHAGGQLVDPDVVVTDYDAIHLAVELFGVSLSDATEEASAVRGPYYKLDWLKQVFEQQRGANNFTGAMRAYMMLQLGCTILADKPFTLVEAKYLPLLRDLNNCGSYCWGAAALVTLYRYLGDASFYSCKQLGGYASLLQCWIHEYFPTVGKRGTSGLFGIDSPMARAMKWEYRQGTQKVADIRAMLDQLTPHDIAWRPFEDHRVHRPFDDICLYRGGLKWFGTVVLYLPDRCLRQFGYRQYIPTAPPNVDTLDVDVEWATYRQSVLQVTRAHDDPPAVFATIPYETDDDYLAWYYTVSHPILRAPRGDQPMEVPVPVYDEGPSDPRLSYISHELHHYLQRHQAVPEDEQFLEIFRALRLAQGGPLPREGPITYDHESD, via the exons ATGACTATTCAAGAAGTACATAAGGAGTGGGttaatttcaagaccacttttatggagaaatatttTCCTAGTTCCCAGAGGACTAAAGAGGAATTGGAATTTCAACAGTTAAGGCAGGAGAATATGTCGCTGGCTACTTATACTGAGAAGTTTGGAATTCTGGCTGCTTATTCTAGGCACGCCgg GGGCCAGCTGGTTGACCCCGATGTTGTTGTCACCGATTATGATGCCATCCATCTAGCTGTTGAGTTGTTTGGTGTTTCACTGAGTGATGCAACTGAGGAGGCTTCTGCTGTAAGGGGTCCTTATTATAAATTAGATTGGTTGAAGCAAGTTTTTGAGCAACAAAGAGGGGCGAATAACTTTACAGGCGCTATGAGAGCATACATGATGTTGCAATTAGGTTGTACCATTCTTGCCGACAAGCCGTTTACTCTTGTCGAGGCAAAATATCTTCCACTTTTGAGAGATTTGAATAATTGTGGAAGCTATTGCTGGGGGGCAGCTGCACTGGTTACTCTGTATAGATACTTAGGGGATGCCTCATTTTATTCATGCAAGCAGCTTGGCGGTTATGCCTCTCTTCTTCAG TGTTGGATTCATGAGTACTTTCCAACTGTTGGAAAGAGAGGTACTTCTGGGTTATTTGGCATTGATAGTCCGATGGCTAGGGCGATGAAATGGGAGTATAGGCAGGGGACGCAAAAAGTGGCTGACATCCGAGCTATGTTAGATCAGTTGACTCCTCACGATATTGCCTGGCGCCCTTTTGAGGATCATCGGGTGCACCGTCCTTTTGATGATATCTGTTTGTATCGGGGTGGTTTGAAGTGGTTTGGTACTGTAGTTCTATATTTACCTGACAGATGCTTGCGTCAGTTTGGATACAGACAGTACATACCGACTGCTCCTCCTAATGTAGACACACTTGATGTGGATGTTGAGTGGGCTACATATAGGCAGAGTGTGTTGCAGGTGACCCGAGCCCACGATGATCCCCCAGCTGTGTTTGCCACCATACCATATGAGACAGACGATGATTATTTGGCGTGGTATTATACGGTGTCACATCCTATATTGAGAGCACCAAGAGGTGATCAGCCGATGGAGGTACCAGTGCCTGTCTATGATGAAGGACCGTCAGACCCGAGATTATCATATATATCTCATGAGCTTCATCATTACTTACAGCGTCATCAGGCTGTTCCTGAAGACGAACAGTTTTTGGAGATATTTAGAGCACTCAGACTTGCACAGGGCGGACCATTACCTAGGGAAGGTCCAATTACTTATGACCATGAGTCTGATTGA